The Lytechinus pictus isolate F3 Inbred chromosome 14, Lp3.0, whole genome shotgun sequence genomic sequence tagAATTAAATGCTAGATGCAATCTTATGTTGCAAAGTACTACTCATTACACAGCGTGCATTTATAAACAAAGCCATATTGATTCATTGATGAATGTTTAATCACACATTTACTATGCACATGTATATTCAAGGTGTTTTGAGTACTGAGTACTAGTGTAAAAACATATTACTTTCATCAAGCAAATATATGTTACAGTTAAACTTGCATATTTAGCAAAGTTTTTCATCGTATAGTGAGGTATAAAGTGAAATACTGCGATGTCCTTTCATCTATGATTGGAGAACTGGACATAGCAGGTTCTTTATCTAGAATTTTCTATTCCATCCTACAGTAGATTCCAAGCGGACAAATTCACCGTACGCCCTGAATAATGGATGAAACTGCTGTCCAGTTCTTCATAAAAAGGACATCTTCGTCGTCCTTTAGTTTTTGATGAACATTTCACATACCGAGTCAAAACAGCCTAAAATAAGCATCCTTTTGCAGTGCATGATGGTACACACTGCTCACTTTCAGTAGGGAAAATTATCTTTTCCATGCAATAATTTCAGCCCTGaagatttcattattatcattcctCTAATTATGTAAGagatatataaatttattagtattattagaTTTTATGTCTGATATGTACAGAAGTATATGTATGCATTGATTGTAAATCAAAACTCTTGCTTAATTTCTGTAGTAGCgtataatgattttcattttactaCTTTGTTTGCATTAAGAAAGAATACTTCAAGGCAATTTCTTGCAAGCTTATGGACACtctaaaaggaaaaacaaagatcTGTAGTCATATcaaaaaatattctgaaaattgatcTGAAAACTTGATATAAATTGCCTGGCTCTATTTTTTCTGTAATGTGTTTCTGTTGATTTCCTTGTAGAATTTGAAACaagtatttttcatgaaattcaacaatctttcacattaaaaatgattaaaatgaaaataagttgaCTTTCTGTTCTGTCTTTCTGGAGACCCGACATCGGACATGCAAAGCATGCATTATTTACATCTTCCAAGACAAACATATATTTCTGTGATCCCAAgataaattttaatgaaatccagaaacaaatttttgcccaattttttttttcaactgatCATTTCCTAACcctcccctccaaaaaaaaaaccctattAAACATTTACATGGATTTTAGATTGTTTATGAGAGATTGTACTTAATTTCTGATTCAATTACATTTACTTTCAGAATTGTTGTAGTACAGGGTATATTAGATGTATTCTACCAAAGATGAAATTGCAGTATATGCATGTACTTAATGTAATCCACTCATGACagtgattattaaaaaaatattggatcagacttttttcatcaaattggcaacatcaacaattttttcatcattttttctgtTTGAATGTTATACAGGTTGTAtctgaaatattgaaaaaaatgaaataattaatttagAAATAAGAAGTTTTAAATATTGTCATTGAAAAATAGCCATCTATATTACTTTGGTGAGTTCCATGACATTGCCGTATTGAGGATTGTAGTGATTACTTTTCTTTTGAGCATTCTTTCACAAAATTTCTGTAGCCTTTCATGAATGGGATGATATTAATAGGAAATGTAGGATACATCTGTATGAGAACTACAAGTATGtgtttcattttgttgtgaaaGTAGTGTAGTTGATTTTATAATAGATTTCAACACAAAATCTTTTTGTATGGTTTGATATAAAAGGGAAAATTCTGCTTGTACGAAGCTCTGCTGATGGAGACCATTCCAAGGCCAATACATTTATtaacattttgtatttttcttgtaatgtgtccagacagaaattaattcatttcaatcaagttggtACATGATACCAACATTATAATTCTATTATGATTACCAGAGGTATAATGAATTTATGGACTGAAAACTACtataattatcaattttttatgtgATAAAAGACTCCCAAATGTAATATGCAATATtacaatatataatatatagtgGAATATTACTGTGACTGGACTTTCTGATTGATGTTTCTTATACACTTGgtataaataaaattgattcATAATCGGAATTCATATcgtcattttatttattaaattaatCTTGTACTTCCAATAATGAAAACTTcatttcaaaatagaaatttaaatGTGATCCATATATGCATTGGTTTATGCTCAAATATAATCTATATGATCATCTGTTTCAAACCATAGTTTTTGTGGATTTTTATCCTCAATTAGGCTTAATTCAGTGCATATATTGAGAAAGTGTCCAAACATGAATGTTCCACACAGCTGCCTTTTTACTTAGATTGCTGAATAAATAAGTCCACAGTTTATGTAAATTAATCAGaacaaacagtggactcatcaATGCTGTAACCTTACAAGCAGCAACAAGCACAAATTTAGTGCGCTGTGATAAAAGTGTGCATTCGTTACTGGATGCTTTCTCTATGTGCTTAATTAAGCGTAATCAATGCAAAATGCACAAGCTCTACATACAAGTATTTTAAACTGGTATGAAACTACAAAGTCACTATCTGAATGTGTGTCTTTCTGTATAGCGTAGCCTTATGGAACACATTCTTGGAGAGAAGACGATGAGACCTGTCtgtaatttacataaatttatTGTGACATATGTACTGTTCTTTTTAGATTATTTCTTACATCTAATATTAAGGGAATTTCAATTTCCTAATGAAATTACAAATCTTCCAACATAAAGCTGAATAACCAGGGAAGCAGACTGGAGAAAGTGTGAATGAAATTGCtagaaatgaaacaattttgcaGCCCTACAAGATGGCTGATATAAATGACAAAATCATGTGAACAGTTTACAGAGAAAGGgctgttgcaagaaaatatttgcaataaatTACAAATCTGTTGCAATTTACAATTTAAAGATCAATTTTACAGGTAGCAAATGAGTTTACACTCCATACTGCAGGAAGCATATCagcaatcaatttcaaattagcAATTAATTAGCAAAACATATGATCAATTTggggacctaaaatagatttgCGATTGATCATCGAGCCCCATTAGAGTGCAATTCATAAACATCATCCTCACTTTCTTCAACCTACTGTAAAAGCCTTGTCGCATTGTTCCCTGCAAGCCTTGCAGGTGAGTTGCGAGCCATTATCCACAACCCATCCGCAACAAATTTTGAGCATATTCAAAACCTTTCTGCGGGCAAATCAGACTTGTGCACGCTCCTGCAGGCAACTACTGTACGAGATGTCAATCCGAGTGACCTGACCTGCAGGAAGCAAAAATAGTCACAGGCAAGGCATGCAcagaacgatgtgacagggccttatACTACTTGGCAGAAATCGTCAACATTACAAACATGTAACAAATTTTAAGCAACAACATAATCAAGAAGTTTTCTAAAGATGGACTGGGAACATTGGCATGATGTAATTCTCCATTTTTTTATCCTGATCAATTGTTGTCTTTGACATCTACCATGAACAGGAATCAGCATCTACCGGTATTGACTTCAACTAATAGGGGTGGAACATATTCTTAGGTGCTAAGTCAGCTACATAATGACATATCAAGCACAAGAATGGGTTACCAGTCATAAGTAAAGTCAATTGTACAGTGTAATGCACGAGCAGCTTACCAGTATGTAACAAATCTACCATGGAAAATGTGCTTtaaattcggtggattcacaatatggtgcACAATCTATTGGTTGCAGCGAACAGGCCAAATTTCTAACTTTGGGGTCGACATTGCGTGCAGGCGCAGGCAGTGCACAGTGctagtgcttcaaaaatgaaaaccatatggCAGGAATTCACCAAAACGGTCAAAATTTCGCAGTGAAATATGCGGTAaaatttctctcccacctcctGGACCCTAGTAAACGGCATATCTGGTCGAGCCGCGTCGGCCAGCGCTGAATAATTAGTACTAGCACGCGCAACTTTTCCCCATGGTGCATTGCGATTTTCGGCCTCtccgctgcaaccgatagatggcgcactgtattgtgaatccaccgaattgaCTGCTGAGTTTATTACCATGGTATATGTCTTGACCTTAGATAAATACGGACAGCTACCATAATATTAACTTTATCTAAGGCAATGCATATTTCCACGTGTTTAAGTGATGCATGATGGGtacaaattaaaatgaattaaaatattatttaactTCAAAGTGTCCTAGTACAGACAGTTCTACTACATGAGACCAAATATTAGAATTGGGCATTTCTGGTTCTGCTGGGCAAGTCTACAAGATGATATCCGACAATATTACCAATGACTTTGATAGGCATTCATAGCGCCCTCTATGGAAAAATATTCTAGTCCAAAACTACTAACCCAGCCTCAGGTTTCCGGCACTGAGTACTCAAGGAATGATCCTGCAGGGTaaccattcatctcacctgggttgagtgcggcACAACATATCTGAATTCATGAACAAGTACTTGATCATTCTCCATAAATGTGGATGACGTGTTGTTCACTTTATTGCGCAACATTATACAGGTAAACTTGCATTATTCATCCTTCCATAAGCAGAATATTCGCccaattcaaataaattttttagacctggggggtgtttcataaaaatttaagtatgacttaagtcgcacttaaatgctgacgcgtacatgatatgcaacgcgcgatcttattgatagatatgCAGTAGTGCGCCTCCTCATGACacaatctgaccaatgcggtcaaacCTTTCACCCGTGCGCAAGTCGGTATTTAAGTGCGTCTCTAAGTCAAACTTAAATCTtcgtgaaacaccccccagataATGCAAAACACATGTAATATACCACTTCTATATGGAATTTCTACTGAGTCAAGCAGATTTCTATGATCCCGGGAAGATTTCTGCAGTTCAAGAAGATCCACTACAGCAGAGTTTCCTGTAGATTCATTTTCTGTCCATATGGTATTACACCACCTTTCACTTTCCCCTCATCATTGTCTCTTCATAAAGAGTCACTTTAGTTCAGAACATTCTCAGGACAGGGAGTCGGGGTGTTTCCCCTATAACAGTGTGTCCTCGTTCCTGAGGTATTCTCCTATATCGGCTTGATGGAAGACTATGATGGACATGGGATCGGTGTGTCTGCATTCCTGAGTTGATTTCGCTGCGACTCCAAAAcccttcaagaaaaaaaaaaaaagtagagagAAAAATCAGTCATGAGACACAAGTTGGCTGtctttgaaggtttgcatggtagTGAGACTAGATGATGTTTTTTGTTTCACCATGTAAGAAAGTCCGGAAAAGGACTGTTGGGTAATAGTTCAATTGCTCGAAACAAAGACCACCAGTTCGTCTAAGAACTATTGTCCGAAAGAATACCCAACAATCTTTTTCAGGACTATGTTACATGGTGAAACCAAAAACTTTATCATCTAAGAATATATTACACACAACTTCTAAAATTTCTAAATGAAGACCTCTTTGACCAGGTTGGAAGAATGAAAGTGTGATGGATGGACCATCTGAAAACATAATGCCTGCAGCAACCACCAGACAGTGGGCAGAGGCCTAATCAAGATCCACACTTCTCTTAAAAGTTAATCGGGAGGGGGGAGGGTATTACTAATTTACTACTCTTCATTTACAGCTTGTTTGAATATTGTCAGATTTTAGGCATTCAAAATATTCTGATCATGCTCAAGACCTTACCAGAGGTACGTCACTCATGGAGTAAATAACCACCCCTTGGTACTTCTCGGTGTTCTCCGTAATCCTTCCTAGACCCGACTTCAGAACATGGTTCCCATAGAGAAATGACTGCTCTGCTCCAGGTTTCACCCAAACCTTgcactgaaaaaaatataaacatacaaaGCATATTCAAATCTTACAATGTGCGGTGGccacttcattttgttttcaaccaTTATTCTTTTGAAAACTCAGATACTAATTTATTAGGTTTCTACCACCCACAGTTCATtaaagttttttatttaaaagtgGCCCTGAAGCATTTCACCGACAATATGAAACTACGGACAAAGATTATATCATGAAATTCTCAGCTCATTACATCAATGAGAAGTGGTTGGGAATCATAAggaaaaaatgcttaaaatatcttATTTTGAATGGGCACCCAATTAAGATAAATCAAAATGTAAAATCCCCAAAGTTAGtcaataaaacatatttcaattttatatcCTCCACAAAACTTTTAGGacattttgtatatattaatCCAaacattcctctttttttttttttttggggggggggggggtaaccaaaattcaaagtaaaattatcattgaatgagCAGAGACTCACCTTAGCATACGGTGCTAAATAATCCAGTGCCGTTATGTGAAGCCTAAACTTCTTGGTCTTGGAGAATTTACCGAAGCAAGTTCCGAGGCTGATGAGGTTATCTCTGACAACACTTGCAGCACGTTTCATGATATCCTCACTGTCAAACAATAAGAATGATCCATGAATAAGAAACATACATGGTCCCCCGCAGAAtatttccccctctccctccaaaaaatctttgataaggCATATTTACTAGGGTAGACGATTGCCTTGGGTGCTAACCTTAACTGCCTGTTGCCCTCAAAATCCCTCTTTTACCAACAGGTGATTTTTGCAAAGAAGAAGCACCTGCCCTCATAAGGGCTTGCTACAAGGGTTGCAATCTGTCGAAACAGACAAATTTCAACGAGACCATGACACCTTAATAGGGAAGCAATGCCACATATTATTCTTAGAGGAATCAAACTGTTTTACATTATAATAAGGATGCATATAAAATACAATCGATGTACatctttcataattcatatcataaaatagaaaagaaatatttaGTGGGTGTTCCCTCATCTTTatagttccctcatttgcaatGCATAGAACTGTTAATTTTGATAAATCATATGAAGCATAATTGAGGTTGTCATGAAtctcatatttaaaaaaaaaattgactttcaaatttttgtgaaattgtCAGCGCTATGACTGTCTgacttttctttatttgttcagAACAACTTGGTGGACTTGGCAATCAAAGAATTAAATGAAGTGCATCGTCACCACGCCTACCTGACATAAAACACCCTGTCTCGGTGATATCTGAAGCAGTACATCCCATCTGACCTGTCAATTAAAAGCTTGATGTTCTCACCAATACTgtgcaaacaaacaaacaaacaaacattaataaaattaaaacaGAAACACCAAAACATCATTTGAACAAACAGTCAAACACAAAACTTCCATCTTAAATAGTCACCTTGGCAtggcattttcaaattttgattggctggaaAAGCTTAGTCATTTTCACACAAAGAGAAGCAGCAGCAGGAGAGggactcggggggggggggaagtagAAGGCAATGAAGAGGAGAGTAGACAAGATTTGAAGATGAAAATAGGTGGGGAAGAGCAAGAGAGTAGGGAAGCAGATATGAAGAGGGAAGAGAAGAAGAGTAGAACTAGAAGAGCAGGGAGGAGTAGAGGACATGAGTGGAGAAGGGGAGGGTAGGAGCGAAGAAGGAAAAACAATATATGTACGAggaaaaaacatgaaagaataaatatttatcaaaagaaaaaaagaacaatagaatattataagaacaaaagaaaaaaaaaagaatgaaagaaagaataataatcttgttatgtttacattgactagcaCACGTAATTGGTGTcggcacttgacaggtgaatgaacttttcTAGACTTCTCGTGGGGAGGAATCTTTGAAAATTGAGGCAGTCCCTGTAAACTGGGACGATCCCATGCAGACCAGCACCTCTACTGACTAAAATGTGAATTGTATGCAaagaattattatttgttaaataataatttgtgtATATAATTGTGTTACAAACAGCTCCTCATAGCTTAATTCATCTGAAGTATGTCATCTCGAATCAAAGGTCATGTGTTTTACAGCGCGGCGTGTGGCCGTGGGAACATTCAGCATTTCTGGAAGCAAGTGATCTTGacgtctggtaagaaaccttccaatttattttcttgtcatgaatatttttgaaggtGAAGCCTTCATATGCATTAAGAGTATAAAAAAggtttcaaaaaataataaattctgtattaaaaaaaagggtttggattttcatcatgatcatcaaccATTTTCGACACGCAGGTCTACGTCTAACCACAACGTAAACGTTATTGGGCCCAGCCATGCCTAACTTAGGCTACATGATAAAGatacaaattattaaaaatatcatcacggTGTCCTCTCAAGGCTACATCGGGGCTAGCCAagaggctcctagagagtaaacATTCACTACAtgtgcttactctccacggagAATATGATAAGACGCATATCCTTGATATGCGTCTTGTATTGTTGCTTTTGTGTAGCTTGGCaaaaaacaaagagaacaaGATGACGACGTAAACATCACGGCAAGTGTTTctgtcttttcataatatttttctctttttttaatgaattcttgttaaaaatgaaatcaatattataGAAATGTCGggaatgaagttgtatcccatttacatgatttagggctagatctagTAGAAGATCGTAATAGTAGAAGATTGTTatagtagaaatctcgggggcgaaactTTAAGTTTTTTCGCGGTAGacccagagcgctcaaaaacttgaattttgggcatatttttgtgtacgccctctattggtggaaagtatgTATGGCaagacaattttcatttttcaatctctattttatattaagaaaaaaataatttaaagaatcaaatttacttaagagccaagttgtatgatgaataggtgtaatggaaactctcagtgtaaaaaaatcggcgctaatgcagtttcgcaccggccgattaccagcatacctcattaCCAATCcttgttcccaaatgtcataacaagtctctcagtcacatttcgaggtcaatatacccacctcttttccaaatatcgcgattgggaacggctgtatttcagcTTTGATCTCGATGTCGTTGTTCGAATCCTCAGACATCACTTCGCGGATCGCTTGGATTCGCcgtaatgttgatatggactgaagttagcaactAAATCATGCGAACATGTGGCGAACAAACTGCCAGCATGCTGCAGGCGAATCTTTTGGTCgcataacttcagtccatatcaacattatGGCGCATGGCGAATCCAAGCGATCCCCCGGAGCGATCCGCGAAGTGATGTGTGAGGATATTCGAACAAAGACATCGAGATCAAAGCTGAAATACAGACATTCCCGATCGCGATATTTGGAAAAGAGGTGGGTATAATGACCTTGAAATGTGgctgagagacttgtcatgacatttgggaacaagtattggtgatgaggtatgctggtaatcggccggtgcgaaactgcattagcgccaaaaaatcaagcatttgtcatgtttgtcccaaagtcaaagaaagagaaaataagccaaacattgccacccttattttgccacacatgtatactaatactaacctcgcaatacgtgtgagtgcacATGGAGATACAACAGAGAaaaaggttatatcataaccttgttcattgaatgagtgcgtACATggaaaaatttattttaattaaaaaaaatgttaaagaatAAAGTTAACACTCCTCAAAACAGACAtgacagacggctgccagctgtctaatgaattgggacgcaatccctggctccgtgggGAGTAAGCACAATTATTTTTAgttactctctaggagcctcctggctaatCGGGGCGGGGATGgtaataaatatgatttttactGGTTCGATCCACAATTACAAATTTAACAAACAGGAAAGTGAACGAGTGGGACTGGATCAGTCTACACTACAGACAGTACAGAGACCAGAGTCAGGAAAATTCTCTCtaaaatagaaggaaaaaagaaatgatatgaaaaaaatcattagcTTACTATTTTGAAAGTTTTTCGAACAACGTCCTGGTTTCCTCTTCCGTCAAAGGGCGCATGATGGGGCAAAATAAAGTGAAATCCGCTCTCCAATTCTAAAATAGCAGCACACGATTGCACATGTGTGACCTTTGCCCTCTTGATGCGATTTCTGAATTCCGCTTCCGATCCGGGGACTGTCCGTGAACGGCTATGGCGAGCGATTCACGCCAAATCAACAATTCCCACTCACTCGATTTACTCGTCTCAGACAAGAAGGGCATGGCCATGGGAAGCGGccgggtgctgggggtgaataAGCACCCACTGGAAATTAGgttggtatgctaaaatgtagagatttgaCCCCAATCCCTCAATTCAAGAGCGAAAACCCTTGGAGATTAGGTTCGTATAATAGAGATAAGCTAAAACAGCAACAACAGCACCCGGCAACAGCAACCTTAATTACTAAATAGCTAATTCATTTGGGacccccttttttgcttgtcatttttttccgaCCAATATCAACTTCAGGTTAGACTagtgacttttttttataaaaggtTTTCTTGTTAATAAAACcaacatttttctttaaaaaatattttccagttATATATGGGCCCCTAGGGAATTACAAGGAAAGTTTAAGAGCAACAATTACTAGAGGCAGCTAGCTATCCCTCTATAGATAAAGTTCATGACCTATATACTCATTTGTGGTCGGGCGACAGGGTATTTGGTGGTGCGGGGGAGGAGTGACATGAATCACCTACACATCTCTCATTGATGCTCCTAGCTCTTTCTtatctcttcccttttctttcactttattctctctctcctccccctctctctcagtccccccccccccaatatatCACACCTCGATCGACTGGCGGCACGTAATATATagctatatatatttcattaattcgTGATAGATGCCTTCATTGTAATTTACTCTGTTCCTTAATAACATAGGAAAATTAGATTGAACTATATGTTTCATGcttttatcaacacatttttatgacaaaaaaaCTTGCTCCAAAATAGAAAAATGATCCAAATTCTACACTCCACTCAGCTCAAACCCATGTTCaggataaatttttaaaaaatgcgattcACAATATGGCGAAACTTATAAGCCCAGGGGAAGGTGACGTCAATTGGATTTATTCCGATGTTTTACTGATTTAAAGCACTGAGTAAAATTGTGAGCATGTAGTGGcgaaaatattggtaaaaattCTTCAAATTCTCGCGTGATAAAAAGGGCAAAGTTCGTTCAAGTTCCGGCTATATTGAGAAAGTGCTGTTTacctctacatgtatgtgcacgAGCCCCCTTTCCGTttcctttgccattttttttttagaaattgagtGGATTTGAATATATGGAtagaaatcaaacaagaataatgccGACAATCTCATCGATCGAAATcagtaataaaataagaaaattatagcatttaaagatttgcttattttattttttgcaggactttctgcattttattcataaatcaataacaaattaaaaaaaacttgatacaATAACAACGACATAAATGAGTACATTTTTGTGTGACAatcgaaaatataaataatgtatAAGATTGAAAACTACATAAATGAAGCATGTATAGTAAAGTGGGTAAAAAAATGCAGGGCCAGCTATAATAAGCAGGTAACtgcttgaaataatagcagCCATGAGGGAGGGCTATGGGAACCGTAATAGGTGAAAGTATGAAAGTTTAGATATTAAGTGGGGATTGATAagataaagttttaaaaaagtgCGAGTGAGTGCTATGGGTGAGTGCAGGTGATACATTTAAGAATACTTAGAAATAAGAAACTTTTTCAATgaagctttaaaagaaaatgagacgCGGACTGTTTAATGATGTGACAAGGCATTCCAAATATCTGGACCATGGTGGCGAATTGTCTTATGAGTGAGTAATATTCTGGGATTGGTTAAGTGGATGCCTAATGAATGACGCGTTGGATAAGTATGTATGTCTTTGTTATAGATAAACAAATTGCGAAATGGAATTGGAATGGTATTTGTagaaaatttaaacataaatatggCTATTTGGTATGTGTTAATATCCTCaattttcaatgtctttaaGCTGTAAAATATTGGATTAGTGTGTGCAATGTAATGTGAAAGTGTACAGATGCGAAGTGCTTTTTTTAAAGACGGAATATCGTTTCTATTCTCGACTTACTACTCTACACCCCAAACAACATTGCAGTAAGATAAGTGGGATAAGATGAATGAATTGTAAGgcataaataa encodes the following:
- the LOC129275915 gene encoding 60S ribosome subunit biogenesis protein NIP7 homolog, with the protein product MRPLTEEETRTLFEKLSKYIGENIKLLIDRSDGMYCFRYHRDRVFYVSEDIMKRAASVVRDNLISLGTCFGKFSKTKKFRLHITALDYLAPYAKCKVWVKPGAEQSFLYGNHVLKSGLGRITENTEKYQGVVIYSMSDVPLGFGVAAKSTQECRHTDPMSIIVFHQADIGEYLRNEDTLL